A genome region from Syntrophorhabdaceae bacterium includes the following:
- a CDS encoding ABC transporter substrate-binding protein, which translates to MFKNLKPMFFVVIFVAFFLVSGAFAADVPNLKMGYIFTTHHTSFIVAAQKGEAFKDMGVYLRPVVAKDKYELVVNGKPIAVFQLIVAKSGSETAALFARNQLDLAMASVTAIMSGIDKGTPIKILSPLQTEGMGLVVPKDSPLTDWSSFMNHVRKADKPVKVGYHSPTSAPKIVLEGALKKAGITVTEDPNDQSAKVLLADLKGTTNMIPALASKQVDAIVGPSPFPEVAVSRGVGKILVNLRDLPPTGYWHDFPCCVTAASDQTIAKHPEVVQKFVELIARSNAWCNKNRLEAATLTAQWIGLPADAARASTLVFLPKFNRSWMRGADKLMAVLNEMGNFKGSLKGKKIDEVKPVLFDMRFIDKVKM; encoded by the coding sequence ATGTTTAAGAATCTGAAGCCGATGTTTTTCGTTGTTATCTTTGTGGCCTTTTTCCTTGTTTCCGGCGCCTTTGCGGCCGACGTCCCCAATCTGAAGATGGGCTATATCTTCACGACCCACCACACCTCGTTCATCGTGGCGGCACAGAAGGGAGAAGCCTTCAAGGACATGGGCGTCTACCTGCGGCCGGTTGTCGCCAAAGACAAGTATGAACTGGTGGTTAACGGTAAACCCATAGCCGTTTTCCAACTCATCGTCGCAAAAAGCGGATCGGAGACGGCGGCGCTCTTCGCGCGCAATCAGCTCGATCTGGCCATGGCCTCGGTGACCGCCATCATGTCGGGGATCGACAAAGGCACTCCCATCAAGATCTTAAGTCCCCTCCAGACCGAGGGGATGGGGCTCGTGGTCCCCAAGGATTCTCCCCTCACCGATTGGAGCTCTTTCATGAACCACGTAAGGAAGGCTGACAAACCCGTCAAGGTCGGGTACCACTCACCGACGAGCGCGCCGAAGATCGTCCTGGAAGGCGCGTTGAAGAAGGCCGGGATCACGGTGACCGAAGACCCCAACGACCAGTCGGCAAAGGTCCTCCTTGCCGACCTTAAGGGCACGACAAATATGATCCCCGCCCTGGCGAGCAAGCAGGTTGACGCGATCGTGGGGCCATCGCCCTTCCCCGAGGTCGCCGTAAGCCGCGGCGTGGGAAAGATCCTCGTTAACCTGCGGGACCTGCCGCCGACGGGTTACTGGCATGACTTCCCCTGCTGTGTCACGGCGGCGAGCGATCAGACCATTGCCAAACATCCTGAAGTGGTGCAAAAGTTCGTGGAACTCATTGCAAGGAGCAACGCCTGGTGCAACAAAAACAGGCTGGAGGCCGCAACCCTTACCGCGCAGTGGATTGGTCTTCCCGCCGATGCCGCAAGGGCGTCGACGCTCGTCTTTCTGCCAAAATTCAACAGGAGCTGGATGAGGGGTGCCGACAAGCTGATGGCCGTCCTCAACGAGATGGGAAATTTCAAGGGCTCGCTGAAGGGCAAGAAGATCGATGAGGTAAAACCGGTCCTTTTCGACATGCGCTTCATCGACAAAGTAAAGATGTAG